One window of the Syngnathus typhle isolate RoL2023-S1 ecotype Sweden linkage group LG21, RoL_Styp_1.0, whole genome shotgun sequence genome contains the following:
- the pnpla8 gene encoding calcium-independent phospholipase A2-gamma, translating into MSRIRITLDSVSKAVGSTDIISKFSRFKPGNPVVDSDHAEKLLMKAQKVSSTRPDVSLPTKATVEDADGEKREAEDENKEQAAEKPFKNSKPTNMDETYKTLDQHINSYFGMSSQGEEEERKHDRIPVSSPAAASKSIDALAATPPSGDLSHPKAKPPSDSPATESTAASGPVRPSSPKKGFTHYLSYPRPSVQAFVGNYIAPLVPKFRGDAKSVDKVPVVEASVEEAAREDLKADEAKKKQLLAQREKIIARVSVDNRTRSLVKGLQRVNDIQLLTSRMEELSCHLLEFPETRGVAIKEKAIPCLLRLRQAADLHFQAAVRESLALVGYTDPVKGRGVRVLAIDGGGTRGLLALQTLLKLENLTGKRVHQLFDYICGVSTGAILAFMLGIFQIPLEECEQMYRKLGSDVFKQNVIVGAVKMGWSHAFYDSEIWETILKERMGEGCMIESSRDPNCPKVSAVSTLVNRGLPLKAFVFRNYRLMPGVRSHYLGDCKYKMWQAIRASSAAPGYFQEYVLGKDLHQDGGLLINNPTALAIHECKCLWPNTPLQCVLSLGTGRHEVAGKNGTTHTSLKAKLTNVISSATDTEEVHTMLDALLPPDTYFRFNPYMSEDVPLNESRVDKLNFLMGEGERYLERNDAKLRKAAGVLTQQKSAVQRLSEWARLKADMYEGPHFTSKL; encoded by the exons ATGTCGCGGATCAGGATCACTCTAGACAGCGTCTCCAAGGCAGTAGGAAGCACGGACATCATCTCCAAGTTCTCCCGTTTCAAGCCTGGCAACCCTGTGGTGGATAGCGACCATGCTGAAAAGCTTCTGATGAAAGCCCAGAAGGTCTCATCCACTCGGCCGGATGTCTCGCTGCCTACCAAAGCCACCGTAGAAGATGCAGATGGTGAAAAACGTGAAGCAGAAGATGAGAACAAAGAGCAAGCTGCAGAAAAGCCCTTCAAGAACTCCAAGCCAACTAACATGGACGAGACCTACAAGACTTTAGACCAGCACATCAACAGTTACTTTGGCATGAGTAGTCAAGGGGAGGAAGAGGAACGCAAGCACGACCGTATCCCAGTTTCATCTCCAGCTGCAGCGTCCAAGAGCATTGATGCACTTGCTGCCACACCTCCATCAGGAGACCTCAGTCACCCTAAAGCTAAACCTCCATCAGACTCCCCCGCAACAGAAAGCACAGCTGCATCCGGTCCAGTTCGACCCAGCTCCCCCAAAAAAGGCTTCacccactatctgtcctacccTCGTCCGAGTGTTCAAGCTTTTGTGGGGAACTACATCGCTCCGCTGGTTCCCAAATTCCGAGGAGACGCCAAAAGCGTTGACAAGGTCCCAGTAGTAGAAGCTTCTGTGGAGGAGGCGGCTAGGGAAGATCTAAAAGCAGATGAAGCTAAGAAGAAACAACTTTTGGCTCAAAGGGAGAAG ATAATAGCCAGGGTGAGTGTTGACAACAGGACCCGATCGCTTGTGAAAGGCCTTCAGAGAGTCAATGACATCCAGCTCCTCACCAGTCGAATGGAGGAGCTCAGCTGTCACCTCCTGGAGTTCCCTGAAACGCGAGGCGTGGCCATCAAG gAAAAAGCCATCCCATGCTTGCTGCGATTACGTCAGGCTGCAGACCTCCATTTTCAGGCTGCTGTGAGAGAGTCACTGGCTCTGGTCGGTTACACTGATCCTGTGAAAGGTAGAGGAGTCCGGGTCCTGGCCATAGATGGAGGCGGGACAAG AGGACTACTGGCCCTGCAGACCCTCCTCAAACTGGAGAACCTGACGGGAAAACGAGTCCACCAGCTCTTCGACTACATCTGCGGAGTCAGCACGG GTGCCATCCTGGCGTTCATGCTGGGGATTTTTCAGATCCCCCTGGAAGAGTGCGAGCAGATGTACAGGAAGTTGGGCTCGGACGTCTTCAAGCAGAATGTCATCGTCGGGGCCGTCAAGATGGGCTGGAGCCACGCTTTCTACGACAGTGAAATCTGGGAGACCATCCTCAA ggaacgTATGGGTGAGGGGTGCATGATCGAGAGTTCCAGAGATCCAAACTGTCCCAAA GTGTCAGCGGTGAGCACGCTGGTGAACAGGGGCCTTCCTCTGAAGGCCTTTGTGTTCAGGAACTACAGGCTGATGCCAGGCGTGAGGTCGCACTACCTAGGAGACTGCAAATACAAAATGTGGCAAGCCATCCGGGCGTCGTCTGCTGCGCCAGGCTACTTCCAGGAATACGTCCTTGGGAAAGATCTCCATCAGGACGGAGGGCTCTTGATCAACAACCCCACGGCGTTGGCCATCCACGAGTGCAAATGCCTCTGGCCCAACACGCCGCTGCAGTGCGTGCTCTCTCTTGGCACCGGACGGCACGAGGTGGCGGGGAAGAACGGCACCACCCACACTAGCCTCAAAGCCAAGCTCACCAATGTCATCAGCAGCGCCACAGACACAGAAG aaGTGCACACCATGCTGGACGCCCTCCTACCTCCAGACACCTACTTCCGCTTCAACCCTTACATGAGCGAAGACGTGCCGCTGAACGAGAGCCGCGTGGACAAGCTGAATTTCCTGATGGGCGAGGGCGAACGCTACCTAGAGCGCAACGACGCTAAGCTACGCAAGGCGGCCGGCGTGCTGACTCAGCAGAAAAGCGCTGTCCAGAGATTGTCCGAGTGGGCCAGGCTTAAGGCGGACATGTACGAGGGCCCCCATTTCACCTCCAAACTCTAA
- the cald1a gene encoding caldesmon 1a isoform X1 → MSRYDPQGTIMDEMDFDRRRELRRQKREEMRLEAERLTRNDDDDEEAARERRRRARQERLRAKELEESSGQPDSLVETNCHSMTESVSASGSFGGGSGEEEDQALLERVARREERRQRRLMEALERQRQPDETEGQDSGEKSQMVREEEEEEQRSSSWRQAKMHSYMREEEPVARAEEEKIVMEEKPRRSYLREELCERGQSREEQRKQNGGLHDEEEEEEEEEQENEEEEEEATAIQYREPERTFGRGGAPYPDDDDEQGDQDAARLEAELKLEELKRRREDTESEEFERMRQKQQESEAQLEDLKRKREERRKVLEEEERQRKQDEAERKAREEEEKRKMKEEIERRRAEAAEKRHKVEDPVDDEEKPFKCVSPRGSSLKIGERAEFLNKSAQKSTVKTSLSPVVSKIDNRLEQYTSAAQRENKESRSPRSGAVDLPTVTDSIRNIKSMWEKGSVFNSPGSTGSTFKETSLINPGVAGRINDWLNKAPESGKTSGARPSDLKPVDVTNKRSLWENKGSSAAKAPGRGETKSVTNGMGY, encoded by the exons TTTGACAAGaaacgatgacgacgacgaggagGCGGCCCGCGAGAGAAGGCGCCGGGCCCGCCAGGAGAGGCTGAGGGCCAAAGAGTTGGAAGAATCCTCCGGCCAACCTGACAGTCTGGTCGAGACCAACTGCCACAG CATGACCGAAAGCGTCTCAGCGAGCGGCAGTTTTGGAGGCGGCAGCGGCGAGGAAGAGGACCAAGCGCTGCTGGAACGCGTGGCCAGGCGCGAGGAGCGTCGCCAGCGCCGCCTGATGGAGGCGCTGGAGCGACAGAGGCAGCCGGACGAGACGGAGGGCCAGGACAGCGGGGAGAAGAGCCAAATGGTgcgggaggaagaggaagaggagcagaGGTCTTCCTCCTGGCGTCAGGCGAAGATGCACAGCTACATGAGAGAGGAGGAGCCGGTGGCCAGAGCAGAAGAAGAGAAGATTGTGATGgaggagaagccaaggagatcTTACTTAAGAGAAGAG ctgtgTGAGAGAGGCCAGAGCAGGGAGGAGCAGAGGAAGCAGAACGGCGGCCTgcatgatgaggaggaggaggaggaggaggaagagcaggagaacgaagaggaagaggaagaagccaCTGCGATACAGTACAGGGAACCTGAGAGGACATTCGG TCGAGGCGGCGCACCCTACcctgatgatgacgacgagcaGGGCGACCAGGACGCCGCCCGCCTGGAGGCGGAGCTCAAGCTGGAGGAGCTGAAACGCCGCCGCGAAGACACCGAGAGCGAGGAGTTTGAGCGCATGCGGCAGAAGCAACAGGAGTCCGAGGCCCAGCTGGAGGAcctcaagaggaagagggaggagaggaggaaggtgctggaggaggaggagaggcagAGGAAGCAGGATGAGGCTGAGCGGAAAGCCAGAGAGGAG GAGGAGAAAaggaagatgaaggaggagATCGAAAGGAGGAGGGCGGAGGCGGCCGAGAAGAGGCATAAGGTGGAGGATCCGGTGGACGACGAAGAAAAACCCTTCAAGTGCGTCAGCCCTCGAGGCTCCTCTCTCAAG ATCGGAGAGCGTGCCGAGTTTCTCAACAAGTCAGCACAGAAAAG CACGGTCAAGACGTCCCTTTCACCCGTGGTGTCCAAGATCGACAACCGACTGGAGCAGTACACCTCGGCCGCGCAG CGCGAGAACAAGGAGTCGCGATCCCCTCGCTCGGGCGCCGTGGATCTCCCGACGGTGACCGACAGCATCCGTAACATCAAGAGCATGTGGGAGAAAGGCAGCGTGTTCAACTCGCCGGGAAGCACCGGCAGCACCTTTAAG GAAACAAGCTTGATCAACCCGGGCGTGGCGGGCCGCATCAACGACTGGCTGAATAAAGCCCCCGAGAGCGGCAAGACGTCGGGAGCAAGGCCATCG GACTTGAAGCCCGTTGACGTGACCAATAAAAGGAGTTTATGGGAGAACAAAGGCTCCTCTGCAGCCAAG GCGCCAGGAAGAGGCGAGACCAAGTCAGTCACCAACG GTATGGGCTACTAA
- the cald1a gene encoding caldesmon 1a isoform X2, with protein sequence MSRYDPQGTIMDEMDFDRRRELRRQKREEMRLEAERLTRNDDDDEEAARERRRRARQERLRAKELEESSGQPDSLVETNCHSMTESVSASGSFGGGSGEEEDQALLERVARREERRQRRLMEALERQRQPDETEGQDSGEKSQMVREEEEEEQRSSSWRQAKMHSYMREEEPVARAEEEKIVMEEKPRRSYLREELCERGQSREEQRKQNGGLHDEEEEEEEEEQENEEEEEEATAIQYREPERTFGRGGAPYPDDDDEQGDQDAARLEAELKLEELKRRREDTESEEFERMRQKQQESEAQLEDLKRKREERRKVLEEEERQRKQDEAERKAREEEEKRKMKEEIERRRAEAAEKRHKVEDPVDDEEKPFKCVSPRGSSLKIGERAEFLNKSAQKSTVKTSLSPVVSKIDNRLEQYTSAAQESRSPRSGAVDLPTVTDSIRNIKSMWEKGSVFNSPGSTGSTFKETSLINPGVAGRINDWLNKAPESGKTSGARPSDLKPVDVTNKRSLWENKGSSAAKAPGRGETKSVTNGMGY encoded by the exons TTTGACAAGaaacgatgacgacgacgaggagGCGGCCCGCGAGAGAAGGCGCCGGGCCCGCCAGGAGAGGCTGAGGGCCAAAGAGTTGGAAGAATCCTCCGGCCAACCTGACAGTCTGGTCGAGACCAACTGCCACAG CATGACCGAAAGCGTCTCAGCGAGCGGCAGTTTTGGAGGCGGCAGCGGCGAGGAAGAGGACCAAGCGCTGCTGGAACGCGTGGCCAGGCGCGAGGAGCGTCGCCAGCGCCGCCTGATGGAGGCGCTGGAGCGACAGAGGCAGCCGGACGAGACGGAGGGCCAGGACAGCGGGGAGAAGAGCCAAATGGTgcgggaggaagaggaagaggagcagaGGTCTTCCTCCTGGCGTCAGGCGAAGATGCACAGCTACATGAGAGAGGAGGAGCCGGTGGCCAGAGCAGAAGAAGAGAAGATTGTGATGgaggagaagccaaggagatcTTACTTAAGAGAAGAG ctgtgTGAGAGAGGCCAGAGCAGGGAGGAGCAGAGGAAGCAGAACGGCGGCCTgcatgatgaggaggaggaggaggaggaggaagagcaggagaacgaagaggaagaggaagaagccaCTGCGATACAGTACAGGGAACCTGAGAGGACATTCGG TCGAGGCGGCGCACCCTACcctgatgatgacgacgagcaGGGCGACCAGGACGCCGCCCGCCTGGAGGCGGAGCTCAAGCTGGAGGAGCTGAAACGCCGCCGCGAAGACACCGAGAGCGAGGAGTTTGAGCGCATGCGGCAGAAGCAACAGGAGTCCGAGGCCCAGCTGGAGGAcctcaagaggaagagggaggagaggaggaaggtgctggaggaggaggagaggcagAGGAAGCAGGATGAGGCTGAGCGGAAAGCCAGAGAGGAG GAGGAGAAAaggaagatgaaggaggagATCGAAAGGAGGAGGGCGGAGGCGGCCGAGAAGAGGCATAAGGTGGAGGATCCGGTGGACGACGAAGAAAAACCCTTCAAGTGCGTCAGCCCTCGAGGCTCCTCTCTCAAG ATCGGAGAGCGTGCCGAGTTTCTCAACAAGTCAGCACAGAAAAG CACGGTCAAGACGTCCCTTTCACCCGTGGTGTCCAAGATCGACAACCGACTGGAGCAGTACACCTCGGCCGCGCAG GAGTCGCGATCCCCTCGCTCGGGCGCCGTGGATCTCCCGACGGTGACCGACAGCATCCGTAACATCAAGAGCATGTGGGAGAAAGGCAGCGTGTTCAACTCGCCGGGAAGCACCGGCAGCACCTTTAAG GAAACAAGCTTGATCAACCCGGGCGTGGCGGGCCGCATCAACGACTGGCTGAATAAAGCCCCCGAGAGCGGCAAGACGTCGGGAGCAAGGCCATCG GACTTGAAGCCCGTTGACGTGACCAATAAAAGGAGTTTATGGGAGAACAAAGGCTCCTCTGCAGCCAAG GCGCCAGGAAGAGGCGAGACCAAGTCAGTCACCAACG GTATGGGCTACTAA
- the cald1a gene encoding caldesmon 1a isoform X3, which yields MDEMDFDRRRELRRQKREEMRLEAERLTRNDDDDEEAARERRRRARQERLRAKELEESSGQPDSLVETNCHSMTESVSASGSFGGGSGEEEDQALLERVARREERRQRRLMEALERQRQPDETEGQDSGEKSQMVREEEEEEQRSSSWRQAKMHSYMREEEPVARAEEEKIVMEEKPRRSYLREELCERGQSREEQRKQNGGLHDEEEEEEEEEQENEEEEEEATAIQYREPERTFGRGGAPYPDDDDEQGDQDAARLEAELKLEELKRRREDTESEEFERMRQKQQESEAQLEDLKRKREERRKVLEEEERQRKQDEAERKAREEEEKRKMKEEIERRRAEAAEKRHKVEDPVDDEEKPFKCVSPRGSSLKIGERAEFLNKSAQKSTVKTSLSPVVSKIDNRLEQYTSAAQRENKESRSPRSGAVDLPTVTDSIRNIKSMWEKGSVFNSPGSTGSTFKETSLINPGVAGRINDWLNKAPESGKTSGARPSDLKPVDVTNKRSLWENKGSSAAKAPGRGETKSVTNGMGY from the exons TTTGACAAGaaacgatgacgacgacgaggagGCGGCCCGCGAGAGAAGGCGCCGGGCCCGCCAGGAGAGGCTGAGGGCCAAAGAGTTGGAAGAATCCTCCGGCCAACCTGACAGTCTGGTCGAGACCAACTGCCACAG CATGACCGAAAGCGTCTCAGCGAGCGGCAGTTTTGGAGGCGGCAGCGGCGAGGAAGAGGACCAAGCGCTGCTGGAACGCGTGGCCAGGCGCGAGGAGCGTCGCCAGCGCCGCCTGATGGAGGCGCTGGAGCGACAGAGGCAGCCGGACGAGACGGAGGGCCAGGACAGCGGGGAGAAGAGCCAAATGGTgcgggaggaagaggaagaggagcagaGGTCTTCCTCCTGGCGTCAGGCGAAGATGCACAGCTACATGAGAGAGGAGGAGCCGGTGGCCAGAGCAGAAGAAGAGAAGATTGTGATGgaggagaagccaaggagatcTTACTTAAGAGAAGAG ctgtgTGAGAGAGGCCAGAGCAGGGAGGAGCAGAGGAAGCAGAACGGCGGCCTgcatgatgaggaggaggaggaggaggaggaagagcaggagaacgaagaggaagaggaagaagccaCTGCGATACAGTACAGGGAACCTGAGAGGACATTCGG TCGAGGCGGCGCACCCTACcctgatgatgacgacgagcaGGGCGACCAGGACGCCGCCCGCCTGGAGGCGGAGCTCAAGCTGGAGGAGCTGAAACGCCGCCGCGAAGACACCGAGAGCGAGGAGTTTGAGCGCATGCGGCAGAAGCAACAGGAGTCCGAGGCCCAGCTGGAGGAcctcaagaggaagagggaggagaggaggaaggtgctggaggaggaggagaggcagAGGAAGCAGGATGAGGCTGAGCGGAAAGCCAGAGAGGAG GAGGAGAAAaggaagatgaaggaggagATCGAAAGGAGGAGGGCGGAGGCGGCCGAGAAGAGGCATAAGGTGGAGGATCCGGTGGACGACGAAGAAAAACCCTTCAAGTGCGTCAGCCCTCGAGGCTCCTCTCTCAAG ATCGGAGAGCGTGCCGAGTTTCTCAACAAGTCAGCACAGAAAAG CACGGTCAAGACGTCCCTTTCACCCGTGGTGTCCAAGATCGACAACCGACTGGAGCAGTACACCTCGGCCGCGCAG CGCGAGAACAAGGAGTCGCGATCCCCTCGCTCGGGCGCCGTGGATCTCCCGACGGTGACCGACAGCATCCGTAACATCAAGAGCATGTGGGAGAAAGGCAGCGTGTTCAACTCGCCGGGAAGCACCGGCAGCACCTTTAAG GAAACAAGCTTGATCAACCCGGGCGTGGCGGGCCGCATCAACGACTGGCTGAATAAAGCCCCCGAGAGCGGCAAGACGTCGGGAGCAAGGCCATCG GACTTGAAGCCCGTTGACGTGACCAATAAAAGGAGTTTATGGGAGAACAAAGGCTCCTCTGCAGCCAAG GCGCCAGGAAGAGGCGAGACCAAGTCAGTCACCAACG GTATGGGCTACTAA